The genomic region ACCACAGGCAGGTCGTGCTTCTGGGCAATAGCCGTAATCTTCTCGAAATCTGGAACGCTGAAGCTGGGGTTGCCAATGGTTTCCAGGTAGATAGCCTTGGTTTTGTCGTCAATCAGCTTCTCAAACTCCTCGGGTTTGTCGCCATCAGCAAAACGCGCTTCAATACCTAGGCGCTTAAAGGCTACCTTGAACTGATTGTAGGTGCCACCATAGAGGTAAGTGGTGCTTACAAAGTTGTCGCCAGCCTGCAGGATGTTGTTGAGCGCAATGAACTGCGCCGCTTGGCCCGATCCTACTGCCACGGCTGCTACACCGCCTTCCAAAGCCGCCACGCGCTGCTCAAACACGTCGGTGGTAGGGTTCATTAGGCGGGTGTAGATATTGCCGAACTCCTTCAGCGCAAACAGGTTAGCACCGTGCTCCGCGTTTTTGAACACGTAGGAAGTAGTCTGGTACAGCGGCACAGCACGGGCGCCTGTGGTAGGGTCGGGCTGTTGGCCAGCGTGGAGTTGGAGAGTTTCGAAGTGGAAGTTTTGCGTAGACATATGGAAAACGAAAAAACGAGTCAGAAGAAAAAGATAAGCAGGGTAGGAAACTCCAGGGGCTGTCGGAGCCGGGCCAGGAACACGGCAGGGCGCGTGTCGGAAGAGATGGGCAGCTGGTGCGCAGGGCAACCAGCAGCATGCTGGCCAAGAAAAGAGCGATGCGCGCTACGGCAGCATCAAGAAAAAGCTACATCCAACAACCCCAACACATTCGCATTCGCGCCGGTGCTGCAGTGGCAGCCCGCGAAACGGAAGAACCCACAGCGCATTCGGGACGCAAGGAAGCGGCCAGGGCGTGTGGGTAGGTAGAGATAAAGTCGGAAGAAAGCAACATGTGGTACTCAAGGTTATAGTTCCCACCGGCAATACGCCAAGCGGGCAGGAATTGGCACCTGTCGCGCTGCTGCGGATGGTTGCCAGTGGGTCAGGGAGCCTGTTCTCTCGCCACTTCTGTATAAATCTCAAAAAAACTACCCCAGCGTGTTGGGGGAGTACCGAGTTGGTGGTTGCAAATGTAAAGGCAGAATTTTGAAATCCAAATTTTGACAAAAATCTTTTTGAGGCGCGTTTCTACACCAACTCTGCTGCTCTGTAGAATTCTTTACAAAGAAAAAAGCCGCTTCCTGTAGTCAGAAAGCGGCTTTTCAGATGGGTAGGATATGCTTACAGCTTGGGCAGCTGGAGCACTTGGCCTACCTCAATTTTATCGGGATTGCTACCAATGGTGTTTTTATTGGCGTCGTAGATTTGGTGCCACTTGCTGGCGTCGCCGTAGTGGTTTTTGGCAATTTTAGAGAGCGAGTCGCCGCTCACTACGGTGTATGTTTCGCCGGCCGTAGCAGCGGCAGTAGTGGTGTCGGCTTTGCTGTTGCCGAAGAAATCGGTATCGGCGTTAGGAGTTCCGGCAGCCGGAGCAACAGGCTTCTTGTCGCCTTCGTTGGAGAGGAAATCGAATAGTCCCATGATGGTGCGTGTGTTAATGGAAGAGGAGAAAACAGCTCTTGCAGACCCGCGCAGGGCAGGCCCGGGAGATAAGCTGATATGCTTACGCCCGCGCTATCAATAAGTTGTCGGGAGTGCCTGCGAGTAGTAGTAGTGCGGTTTTTGAGGCAATATCTTAACCCTTTATGAAGGGGACCGTAAGAACCGCAACAGCTTCCATTATAGCCGGTGCCGGTCTGCGCTTTGCAACTGGCAAGGGCTACATCTCTCACTCCCAAACATCTCTTTTCATGCAGACTCAACTCTCTCCCCTGCGTTACATCACCAGCCTTCTGACACTGATGGTGCTCTTTCTGGTGGCTTCTTGCGGCAACAAAGAAGGCAAAGTAGAAGGCGTAAACATGCTCTACGGCGAAAACAGCAAAACCTGGAAAACCGACAAGCAAACCAATGCGGGCGGCGACAAAGTGAAGCAATCAGACGCAGACGAAGACCAGCGCGTGACCTTCTACGCCAATGGCCAGTACAACATGGCTTCGGGCGCACAGACGATGAACGGCAAATACGACTTTGATCAGGCTGGCAAGACCATCACGATGACCCCCGACGGTGCCTCGCAATCTAACACGTTCAACGTAGTAACCCTTACCGACAACAAGCTGACGCTGAAAGGCACCAGCGGCGCTGAGCTATACTTGGAAAAAGAGTAAGCTCAGCAAAAGCATTCACAAAAAAAGCGTTCTGCACCGAGCAGAACGCTTTTTTTATAGGTTGATGTGTAGCTAGGTAGGGTGTAGAGACGCATAGTTGCGTCTCTACACCGTGCAGACGGCTTGGAGGGATATTCCTCTTACGCCCTGCTATAACCTCACGCTATAACCTCGGCTGCTGCCCGCCGGCCAAACACCCGCCCTACCCACCGCGGGAGGAAAACGGCGCCAAGCACTAGGTAGAGATAATACGTGGTGATGCGATAGATCAGCACAATGAAGTTGGTCATAGTGGGCGTGCCGATGAACTTGCCGAAGAAGGTAGGGAAGGCACCCTCAGCAATGCCCGAGCCACCAGGCGTAATGGCCAGCAGCAGAATGACTTTGTAGGTGAGATTTCGGGCGAAAATCATGGCGAAATCGTGGCCCGTGACGTGGATGAAGGCCGCAATAATGCAGCCGATAACAGCGTAGCGGGCCGTCCAGACAAAGATGGTGGAGATGATAGCGCGCAGCCAGTAGCCCGCGCCGTTGCCGCGCAGTTGGGCCGAGGCTGCCACCATTTCGGCACCGTGCTGGTAGGCGTTGCCACGCCACCGCCGCAGCATCCGCCACGAAAAGAACCGCACTAGAAACCGCCGCACCGATATAGGGTTGATAAACAGTGCGTACAGCATCAGCCCCGAGTAAAGCGATACCATGATATAACTCAGGACGAAGGCAATTTGCAGAGTCGTGATAAGGCCGCTGTGCAGGGTTTCATCAGGATAGAGGCCCTCGCCGGCCAGCAGCACTACCAGCGGCACCAGCACCACATAGTACATATTGTCCAGCAGGGCCGTCACCATTACGTAGGCCAGGGACTTGCCCAGCGTGATGCCTTCCTTATTAAGCAGAAATGGGGCTACCGAGGTGCCGCCCACCGCCGAGGGTAGGACGCAGGAAGCAAACTCCCAGATCATAATCACCTCCATGCTGGCCCGCCAGCTCAGCACCTTCTCCGAAATGTGCCGGATGCGGTACATGTAGCCTGCATCACGGGCAATGAGTACGAGCAGGGTAATAAAAAGCCAGTGCAGCTTGGCGTCGGCCAGCGGGGCTAGGTCGCCGGGCTTGTAGCTGCGCCAAAACATAAAACCCACCACACTCAGGCCCAACAGTACCGGCAGCACGATGCGCGAGGGGCGCAATTTGTGAAGCAGTTGCTGTTCCTGGGAGTCTTGGATAGTAGGCATAGGGAAGCGGGTAGGAAAAACGTAAAAGTAAAGATTCTGGGCCGCCAGCAGAGGTATAGTGTCCGGACCGGGTATTGTACAACCGGCCGTTCGGAAAAGTCGTACCTTTGACTGTTGTACGTGTTACAGCGTGCGAGTTGGGTTATTCTATAAAATCC from Hymenobacter aerilatus harbors:
- a CDS encoding LysM peptidoglycan-binding domain-containing protein, with the protein product MGLFDFLSNEGDKKPVAPAAGTPNADTDFFGNSKADTTTAAATAGETYTVVSGDSLSKIAKNHYGDASKWHQIYDANKNTIGSNPDKIEVGQVLQLPKL
- a CDS encoding lysylphosphatidylglycerol synthase transmembrane domain-containing protein; this encodes MPTIQDSQEQQLLHKLRPSRIVLPVLLGLSVVGFMFWRSYKPGDLAPLADAKLHWLFITLLVLIARDAGYMYRIRHISEKVLSWRASMEVIMIWEFASCVLPSAVGGTSVAPFLLNKEGITLGKSLAYVMVTALLDNMYYVVLVPLVVLLAGEGLYPDETLHSGLITTLQIAFVLSYIMVSLYSGLMLYALFINPISVRRFLVRFFSWRMLRRWRGNAYQHGAEMVAASAQLRGNGAGYWLRAIISTIFVWTARYAVIGCIIAAFIHVTGHDFAMIFARNLTYKVILLLAITPGGSGIAEGAFPTFFGKFIGTPTMTNFIVLIYRITTYYLYLVLGAVFLPRWVGRVFGRRAAAEVIA
- a CDS encoding lipocalin family protein, whose protein sequence is MQTQLSPLRYITSLLTLMVLFLVASCGNKEGKVEGVNMLYGENSKTWKTDKQTNAGGDKVKQSDADEDQRVTFYANGQYNMASGAQTMNGKYDFDQAGKTITMTPDGASQSNTFNVVTLTDNKLTLKGTSGAELYLEKE